The following coding sequences are from one Paracholeplasma morum window:
- the rdgB gene encoding RdgB/HAM1 family non-canonical purine NTP pyrophosphatase — MRLLVATQNEFKKKEIEAILKDSFDIISLKDLKDFDDVKETGDTFFENALLKASYFAKKHNMLTLADDTGLCVTSLNGAPGVFSQRYSGLGDEANIDLLLDELNGSKFRDAYFMTVIVIYNPEDQSYQSFKGRLDGLITTSRRGTNGFGYDSVFYIPGMDKTLAELDTKTKNTISHRALALDLVKESFK; from the coding sequence ATGCGATTGTTAGTTGCCACACAAAACGAGTTTAAGAAAAAAGAAATCGAAGCGATTTTAAAGGATTCTTTTGATATCATCTCTTTAAAAGACCTTAAAGATTTTGATGATGTCAAAGAGACTGGAGACACATTCTTTGAAAATGCACTGTTAAAAGCCAGTTATTTCGCAAAGAAACATAACATGCTTACTTTAGCAGATGATACAGGACTATGCGTCACTTCCTTAAATGGTGCACCAGGGGTATTTTCTCAAAGATATTCAGGTTTAGGCGATGAAGCGAATATTGATCTACTTTTAGACGAATTAAATGGGTCTAAGTTTAGAGATGCTTACTTTATGACGGTCATTGTGATTTACAACCCTGAGGACCAAAGCTATCAAAGTTTCAAAGGCCGTTTAGATGGATTGATTACAACGTCAAGGCGAGGCACAAACGGATTTGGATATGATTCAGTATTCTATATTCCCGGAATGGATAAGACTTTAGCAGAACTGGATACGAAAACCAAAAATACGATATCTCATAGAGCACTTGCGCTAGATTTGGTTAAGGAGTCATTCAAGTGA